CAGCCAAGCGCCTCCACGGGCCGCGCATCGCGCCGGGCATCCCCACGCTGAAAATCCACACGGGGCGGACCCGGAACAGATCGCTGTTGCGGTGCACAAAGTCCTTCGCCGCGTCCAGCCAGGCCTGCCCATGGACCGCGCTGCCGAGCACGAAAGCCTCGTACGCGTCCTCGTCCTCGACCTCGCTCATGGGCCGCACGTCGGCCTTCAGACCCGCCTCGCCGAGTCGTGCCCCGATGCGCTCCGCGATCTCCCGTGTGGAGCCGTGTGCGGTGGCGTATCCCACCAGAACGTTCATGGCTTCGCCTCTCTGTTGTGCCCGTGCGCGGCGTGGCGGTGATCGTCAAGACGGTGCGGCTGACCGTCAACCGCTGACGCGCTGGACCGTTCGAGCGACAGGAACGGCATCGGCGAGGGCCGGTGAGTGGGGATAGTCACCCTCATCAATGGGTACGCCCGTGCGATCGGACATAAGTGCAGCAGTACACGTCGTCCGGGCCCGCATCCAGGACGTACGCGGCGGTGATTGTGCGGGCGACGACGGCTTCGTGGACATGGACCGCGCCCTTGGGGACATCGGTGGTGCCGATGGTGAAGTGCAGCAGCGCGGCAGCGCGGCCCTCTCGTCGGGGCCCGTGCGCGGCACGGTGAAGTCCTCGTCCGCCTCCGCGAGCAGCGTTCCAGGAAAAGGGTGCCTCCAGGTCCTGTCGGCGCTCCCCGGCAATCAGCACACATTCAACGCAAGCGCTCCCACAGAGGCGACCGACGCGCCGACCGTGTGACGGGGCTCCGGACGTAAGGCCGCGATCACACCGGCTGCGGTACGACGGCCACGGGGCAGTCGGCGTGGTGCAGCACGGCATGCGCCACCCGGCCGAGCTCGAGACCGAAGTGGCCCTGGCGCCGCTGTGCGCCGACGACGAGCAGATCCGCAGCGGCCGAGCGCTGCACCAACACCTTGTGGGCCGGGCCTTCGACCGTGGTCCGGTGCACTTGCACGGCCGGGTTGTCACGGACGGACTCCCCAAGCGCCTCGTCCAGCAGCGTCGCGGCCTGCTCCTCGTAATAGCGGGCAGGATCGTCGGCGAGCAGCGGATGGTCCGTTGTCTCTTGCGCCGGGCGGCGCCAGGCACGGACCGCATCGACGTTGCAGCCGCGGGCTTCGGCCTCGCGCAGGGCGTACGTGACCGCCGCCCGTCCCCCGGCGGTGTCGGCCACGCCGAGGAGGATCCGCCCGTGCGTGCTCCCGAGTGCCGCCTTGTCGCCGCGCACCACGATGACCGGGCAGTGCGCCCGGGCCGCCACGGCCAGACCGACCGAGCCCAGCAGCAGCCCCCTCAACTCCCCACGGCCGCGCGATCCCGTGACCACCGCCGAGGCTTTGCGGCTTTCGCGAAGAAGCACGGTTACCGGGTCGTCGGTAAGTACCTCTGCCGAAACCTTCACATCCGGGTTCCGTCGGCCGGCTCGTTCGGCGGCCGATCCGACGATGTTCTCCGCGAAGACCTGCTCGTGAGGACGTCCGAGGCTCCCGGCAAGAGCGACGCCCTCGTAATGCTCCCACTTGGAGGCGTACACCAGCCGCAGTGGCACTCCATAACGCGCTGCCTCGTCCACCGACCAGTCGAGTGCCTGGAGGCTGGACTCGGATCCGTCGACACCCACGACCAAGGGCAGCTCCATCGTGCCCACCGCCTTCCGTTCGGCTGAGGGGAGACGTTCCCGTTGTCACCGTCGCACTCGGGGCGGGCCGCTCGGGAGGGGCGGTTCGGCCCTGGTACGGGCTCTTCGGCCCAACCCCGCCGCGAACCTTCGCACCCGGATCTCTCGGCACCGTCCGCCGGGCGGAGCGGCGCTGTCGGAGGCGGGGCCGCCGCTGAACCGTCGACTCGGCTCAGTCCGTTTCCATATAGGGGCGGCGGAAGACAGGGGCTTGGCCGGTGCCGTTGGGGCGTACGGCTGCCAGCGCCTGGACGACCGCGGCCTCCAAGGGACCGCTGGTGTCGACCGTGACGGCTTCCGTCCATGGCGGCTCTTTGCTTGCCATGGCAGTGGCCACGTCGAGGTCGGCGTCGGATGCTCCGGGGGCGCGCGTACGCAGGCGGGCCGCCGACACGGCGTCCGGCACCTGGCAGTGCAGGGCCACCAGGTCGGCGCTGACGCGTTCGGCCATACGCAGGGCAGCTTCGCGCTGTTCCGCATCGGACCAGGTAGCGTCCAGGACGACGGACTCGCCCGAGGACAACAGGGCGGATGCGCGGTCGAGCAGGGCCGTGTAGGTCTTGGCGGTCCACTCGGGTGTGTACAGGCCTTCGCCGTAGCCGGTCGCGGCGGACACCTCTGCGGGGATGCCCGCCAGCTCTTTGCGGAGACGGTCACTGCTGAGGAGCGTGACGCCGAGGCGATCGGCCAGCGCGCCGGAGAGTGTGGACTTGCCGCTGCCCGGCAGCCCGCCGACGAGCGTGAGGCCGACAGCGGACGTCCTCAGGTGACGCAGCGCTGTCAGGACCAGTCGCCGTGACGCGGCCTCAGCGCCGGGCGCGCCCTGCCGGGCCTGGATCAGCGAGACTTTGGCACGGACGAAGGCGCGATAGGCGACATAGTGGTGCCGCAGGGACGGCGGTGCCGGGTCGCCGGAGTACTCGCTGTACTGGGCAAGGAAGAACCCCGCGGCCTCCGGGGCTCCCAGCTGCTCCAGGTCCATGGCAAGGAAGGCGGCGTCGTCAAGGCCGTCGACGTAGCGCAGGTGGTCGTCGAACTCCAGGCAGTCCAGGAGGCGGGGGCCGTCGTCGAGGCAGAAGATGTCCTCTGCGAGCAGGTCGCCGTGGCCGTCGACGATCCGCCCCTGCGCGATGCGTGTGTCGAACAGCTGCTTGCGGCCGACGAGGTAGCGGCGCACCAGTCGCTCGACCTCCTCCACCTCGTCGGAAGCGTGTGCGTCGTCGGCCAGCGCGTGTACCTGCGCGAAGCTCGCTTCCCAGCGCGAGGACAGCGCGTCTCGGGTGCCCTGCTCGTCCACGTCCGCGCTGCGGGGCGCATCCGCGTGATGGGTGGCGAGCTGCCGGGCGACAGTCCGCAGGGCACCGTCGACGACGACGCCCTCGCTTATCAGCCGGGAGAGGCGGCGCTCCGCCGGCATGCGGCGCATCACGACGAGGGGTTCTGGGGTGTCCGCGCCCGGGCTGCGAAATTCTCCCAGGCCCAGGTAGACGTCGGGGGCGAAGCGACGGTTGAGAGCCAGTTCCCGCTCGCACGCCGCACGCCGAGCCGCCACGGTGGAGTAGTCCAGGAATTCCAGGTCCACCGGCTTCTTGACCTTGTAGGCGCGGTCGCCGACGAAGAAAACGACCGCCGTATGGGTTTCGCAGACCTCTGCTCGCGGGAGCGGCGTTGCATCGATGCCGGTGCATGTCCGGAGCACGGATGCGTCGGTTCGGAGTGTGGACATCGTGATCCTCCCTGCGGTGGTCGCGAACAACATCTGGTCGACCACGCGTGCGGTGCCACATTCGGACGGCCTACGTGCCGCTGGTGGAACTCGTGCTGTCGTCGGTCCGGTACGTGATGTGTTCCGAGACCGAAACCACGCCGTCCACACTCCGGCACAGCCGCACAATGATCGGGATCAGACTCCTGACATCGACGGAGCCACCGAGCGTGACCTGCCCTTCGTCCACCTCAACCGTCATCTCCGAAGGGCCGAGGCGCATTGTCGAATGCAGCACATCCCGGTTGATCTCATCGCGGATGGCGTCGTCGCGGCGAAGGAAGATCCGCAGCAAGTCGCTCCGGCCGAGGATGCCCTGGAGCCTGTCCGCCGCGTCCACCACGGGCAGCCGCTTGACGTTCTGTACTGCCATGAGGCGCGCCGCCTCGACAACAGTCCACTCCGGACGCGCGCAAACGGCCGGAGCCGACATCAGCTCTTCGGCGCAGGCTCCCTCGGCCTTGGCCCGCTGCCACGCCTCCAGATGCGGCATCGGCACCCGACCCGACGGGTCGGACTGACCGGACGACTTGCGCAGTAGGTCGGCCTCGGACACCACACCCATCGGGCGGTCCAGTTCGTCCACGACGGGTACGGCGGTGACATCGTTCTCGGCAAGCAGCCTGACGATCTCCTTGAACGGCACATCACGCCGTACCCGGACAACATTCCGGGTCATGAGCTCTCCGACTGTTCGGTGGTGCATTCCGCCCTCCCTTCGGCGTCGTGACTGTCACCGTCACGGATCAAGCCTGTCAGGAGCCTGGCATCCTCGGATGAGCCGTCCGGCCCCCCTTTGGGGCCGATCGGGCCGAGACCGGCCGAACGGCCCTCCGACTCGGGCTTCGCGCGCGTGGCAGGTTGGGGGTCAGCGACGCTTCGCAGGAGCGGTGACGCTCATGCGAGCTCACCTTGGCGATCAACTCGTCGTCGAAGCCCGTCGTGTTCCCCGGGCGGGACGCGCACATCCATCACATCTCAGGCGACGGCCGCCCCGGATGCGGCCCCCGCGAAGGACTCCACGATGAAGGCATGGTGAACCTCCGCGACCAGCTCGCGGGCGATGTCGGCCTCGTCGCGCATCACCGAGGGCGCCGTGCCGTGGTCGGCCACCGCGTCGTAGTCCGCGAGGTCCATGGCTGCCGCCTCCTGCCGTTGTCTCCGGCTTCACCATCACACCATGTGCCCTTGTGCCGATCGGGCCGGTGAACCCCCCACCGAGGGACCGATCGGCCCCTGTGCGTCTGTTGTCTCTCCACCACAGGCTGGGTGGAGAGACAACAGACACACATCGGACAGCTGAGGAGAGGAACGTCATGAAGGCACTCGTTTTTCACGGCCCCGGCCAGGCCTCTTGGGACAAGGTGGCAGATCCGGGCATCCAAGCGCCCACGGACATCGTCGTCCGCATCGACACCACGACCATCTGCGGAACAGACCTGCACATCCTCAAGGGAGACGTACCTGAAGTGACCCCAGGGACCGTCCTCGGGCACGAGGCCGTCGGCGAGGTCGTCGAGGCGGGAAGCGATGTCAGCACGGTCCGCCCCGGCGACCGGGTGCTCGTCTCCTGCATCTCCCCCTGCGGCCGCTGCCGCTACTGCCGCGAGCAGATGTACGGGCAGTGCCGGGGCAACGGGGGATGGGTGCTCGGCCACCTGATCAACGGCACGCAGGCCGAGTACGTACGCGTTCCCTTCGCCGATTTCTCCGTCCATCCGCTTCCCGCAGCAGTGAGCAGCAGCGACGCCGTGTTGCTGTCCGACATCTTCCCCACTGCGTACGAGGTGGGCGTCCTCAACGGAGGAGTCCGGCCCGGCGACACCGTCGTGGTCGTGGGAGCCGGCCCCATCGGGCTCGCCACCATCGCCACGGCACGGCTGTTCTCGCCCGGCAGGATCATCGCGGTGGACCTGGCCAAGTCGCGGCTGGACGCCGCCCGCGAACTCGGTGCGGACGCCGTCGTCAACGCGGCGGAAGACCCTGAGCAGCTGGTGTCGGATCTGACCGAGGGGCTCGGGGCCGATGTGGCCATCGAGGCCGTCGGAGTACCGGAAAGCTTTGAACTCTGCACGCGTGTGGTACGGCCGGGAGGCCACGTGGCCAACGTGGGCGTGCACGGCAAACCCGCCACGCTCCACCTGGAA
This portion of the Streptomyces sp. NBC_01750 genome encodes:
- a CDS encoding zinc-dependent alcohol dehydrogenase family protein, with the protein product MKALVFHGPGQASWDKVADPGIQAPTDIVVRIDTTTICGTDLHILKGDVPEVTPGTVLGHEAVGEVVEAGSDVSTVRPGDRVLVSCISPCGRCRYCREQMYGQCRGNGGWVLGHLINGTQAEYVRVPFADFSVHPLPAAVSSSDAVLLSDIFPTAYEVGVLNGGVRPGDTVVVVGAGPIGLATIATARLFSPGRIIAVDLAKSRLDAARELGADAVVNAAEDPEQLVSDLTEGLGADVAIEAVGVPESFELCTRVVRPGGHVANVGVHGKPATLHLEDLWIKNVTIRTGLVDTYSTPVLLGMLAAGRLPAAAIATHRFELGQIEEAYDVFSRAADTGALKVVLGGPEHKDVERTS
- a CDS encoding CBS domain-containing protein; this encodes MHHRTVGELMTRNVVRVRRDVPFKEIVRLLAENDVTAVPVVDELDRPMGVVSEADLLRKSSGQSDPSGRVPMPHLEAWQRAKAEGACAEELMSAPAVCARPEWTVVEAARLMAVQNVKRLPVVDAADRLQGILGRSDLLRIFLRRDDAIRDEINRDVLHSTMRLGPSEMTVEVDEGQVTLGGSVDVRSLIPIIVRLCRSVDGVVSVSEHITYRTDDSTSSTSGT
- a CDS encoding universal stress protein, which translates into the protein MELPLVVGVDGSESSLQALDWSVDEAARYGVPLRLVYASKWEHYEGVALAGSLGRPHEQVFAENIVGSAAERAGRRNPDVKVSAEVLTDDPVTVLLRESRKASAVVTGSRGRGELRGLLLGSVGLAVAARAHCPVIVVRGDKAALGSTHGRILLGVADTAGGRAAVTYALREAEARGCNVDAVRAWRRPAQETTDHPLLADDPARYYEEQAATLLDEALGESVRDNPAVQVHRTTVEGPAHKVLVQRSAAADLLVVGAQRRQGHFGLELGRVAHAVLHHADCPVAVVPQPV
- a CDS encoding flavodoxin domain-containing protein; the encoded protein is MNVLVGYATAHGSTREIAERIGARLGEAGLKADVRPMSEVEDEDAYEAFVLGSAVHGQAWLDAAKDFVHRNSDLFRVRPVWIFSVGMPGAMRGPWRRLAGEEEAVIIDDLPDHIPYRTHRLLSGVIKPSQLPVTGRVIFRLMGLRYGDYRDWPAIDAWADGIARELCTP
- a CDS encoding bifunctional aminoglycoside phosphotransferase/ATP-binding protein, translated to MSTLRTDASVLRTCTGIDATPLPRAEVCETHTAVVFFVGDRAYKVKKPVDLEFLDYSTVAARRAACERELALNRRFAPDVYLGLGEFRSPGADTPEPLVVMRRMPAERRLSRLISEGVVVDGALRTVARQLATHHADAPRSADVDEQGTRDALSSRWEASFAQVHALADDAHASDEVEEVERLVRRYLVGRKQLFDTRIAQGRIVDGHGDLLAEDIFCLDDGPRLLDCLEFDDHLRYVDGLDDAAFLAMDLEQLGAPEAAGFFLAQYSEYSGDPAPPSLRHHYVAYRAFVRAKVSLIQARQGAPGAEAASRRLVLTALRHLRTSAVGLTLVGGLPGSGKSTLSGALADRLGVTLLSSDRLRKELAGIPAEVSAATGYGEGLYTPEWTAKTYTALLDRASALLSSGESVVLDATWSDAEQREAALRMAERVSADLVALHCQVPDAVSAARLRTRAPGASDADLDVATAMASKEPPWTEAVTVDTSGPLEAAVVQALAAVRPNGTGQAPVFRRPYMETD